The following coding sequences lie in one Syntrophomonadaceae bacterium genomic window:
- a CDS encoding 4Fe-4S dicluster domain-containing protein, giving the protein MAVVFKPISFSNGKAIFHVFPGLCKGCGLCIEKCPVNTIGWSDELGAYGTPTVEPGHGKDCIACGMCQLVCPDCAILIEKIDRKKNEQKEKAKSA; this is encoded by the coding sequence ATGGCGGTAGTATTTAAGCCCATCAGCTTTTCAAACGGCAAGGCAATTTTTCATGTGTTTCCGGGTTTATGCAAGGGCTGCGGGTTATGTATCGAAAAGTGTCCTGTTAATACTATTGGCTGGTCGGATGAACTGGGAGCATACGGCACTCCTACTGTTGAGCCTGGTCACGGCAAAGACTGTATCGCTTGCGGTATGTGCCAATTGGTTTGCCCTGACTGTGCGATATTAATTGAAAAAATTGATCGGAAAAAAAATGAGCAGAAGGAAAAAGCAAAATCAGCTTAA